AAGTGCAGATTTGATGGCTTCCAGGTTTTCCTTTGGAGCAACTTGCAAGTCTTTCGATCCATTAATTGCCAAAACTGGACAAGTTACTTTTTCCAAGGTTGGAGCAGGATCATATTGAATGAAATATTGCATCCATGGGCTGGTCATTTGATTAACCTGGGCATTGACAAAATCTGCCTCAGTCATTCCGTTGGGAATTTGATTTTTGGGAATGTTTCTAAAAGTTTCACTCATTAAGTCGAATAAGTCTCTTTCCAAAGAGGCTGAGTTTTTGACGAGATCAAACGCTTTTTTACTGATAATGTCATTTTCTAATAATTGATTTTCTGTCATCCCAGAAGCTTTCCCAAGCATTCTTTGTTGAAGCAAGAGTAATTCATCCCCAGGAATTCCTGTTCCCGCCATTAAGATTAAAAAAGCAACCTCCTTATTGGCAACTGCTACCTTGGGAGCGATAATCCCTCCTTCACTATGTCCTGCCAAACCAATTTTTGTGGGATCAATTTCTTCTCTGGTTTTTAAATAAGCGAATGCAGCTTCCGCGTCATTTGCAAAATCAGCACTTGTGGCTTGGCCATGTTCCCCAGTGGATTTTCCAGTTCCCCGATCATCGTAACGGAGTACTGCGATACCATTTCGAGTCAAATAATCGGATAAGACCAAAAAGGGCTTGTGACCCATTAATTCTTCATCCCTATTCTGAGGACCACTTCCACTGATTAAAATAACTGCTGGGAAATTGCTTCCGGTTTTGGGTAGGGTGACCGTTCCTGCTAACGTAATCCCATCTATTGAATTTTCGAATGTCAGATCCTCTGATATATAAGGATAAGGTTTTGTCGGTTCCTGAGGTCTTTTGGATTCTTCCCTGGAGATCTCTCCTTTGGTGAGATTTAATGGAAAAGGCTGGCCTGCCTGAGTAAAAACACCAATAATGATTTGGTCTTCATCTAAAGTCCCTTCGTATTCAATTCTTGCATTGGAAATAGTGATTTTCAATGTCCCATCTTGGAAAGTCGTAGAGTTGACAGGAATTCCAAAAGCTGCTTGGTCGGGACTGTCCATGGTGGATTTATAGCCAGAATCTGATTTCTCGATATTAAAAACCAGCCTCAGCTGAATACCTTGGACTTTCAAAACCCCGTTCCATTGACCTTCAATGTCTTGAGCAAAAGTGGAAATAGAGATAATTAGGCTGGCAAGTAGAAATAAAAAGGATTTCATGAATAGAAGTTAATGTGGGTTGCTAATTTTTTCTGGACGTTAATTTACAAGCTTCTCGAGTTCTTTTTCGCGGAGGGCTTTGTCAATCACAGCTAATCTGCCAATTCGACTTTTAAAGAAATTACCTATTCCATCTGGATTATAATATAGGTTCTTAGGTTAGGTTAGTCCGTTTGGGTATCCTTCAAAGTCCTCTATAAGTTGGATCAATTCGGGTTTATAGATTCGATATGATTTTAATTGGTTTTCTGGGCAAATACACTTTGCGCAATTTGAGTTGAAAAAAGGATGGAAGTTAAAAAGGCATAGGTAATTCTGGTCGTTGTCATTGGATTGTGCTAGGTAAACTAAAAAGAAATGTGATAAGATCAAAAGATGATCAAAGTGAAGTCCTAAGTTCTATAAGCAGTTGGTTTTTAGTTAAATAAATCAATTTTTTTGTTGTAAATAAAAGGAAATTAAAACTTGATATTTTAGCCTTAGATATTTGAATTAACTAGAGTTGATAGAAATAGCAGTTGGATTCATTGGATTTTTAAGAAAATGCAGAAGTTTTTTGAGAATGTCATGGTTTGGGGAATCCAAACTTATTATGAATCTTAGGGTTAAATCAATAAATAGACCCAAATAACTACCTATATGAATTTTAGAGAAAGTGAAAACCAGCGAATGATCGCGGAAATGATCCGGGATTTTGGCGCTAAAGAAATTACACCTTTTCGAAAGGATTGGGATGACCAACAGTTTTTCCCTAAAGAACTTTTTAAAAAACTGGGGGAACTAGGACTGATGGGAGTGTTAGTACCTACCGAATTTGGAGGAGCTGGCTTTGGCTATGAAGAATATGTAACTGCTATTGTTGAACTTTCTAAGCTAGATCCATCCGTAGGTTTGTCCATGGCAGCACATAACTCTTTGTGCACAGGGCATATTATGCTTTTTGGAAGTGAGGAACAAAAAAAGACCTATTTACCAAAACTTGCCAGCTGTGAATGGCTAGGAGCTTGGGGCCTGACAGAGCCAAATACAGGTTCTGATGCTGGAAATATGCGTACAGTTGCTAAAAAAGATGGCGAATATTGGGTAATCAATGGTGCCAAAAACTTTATTACGCATGGAGTATCTGGAGATGTGGCAGTGGTGATAGCCAGAACGGGAGAAGTAGGGGATAGCCACGGAATGACTGCCTTCATTGTCGAAAGAGGAACCAAAGGATTTGAAGGAGGTAGAAAAGAGGATAAGTTGGGAATGCGCGCTTCAGAAACTGCGGAGATGATTTTTACTGATTGTAGAGTTCACGAAACACAGGTTTTGGGAAAGGAAGGAGAAGGTTTTATCCAATCAATGAAAGTTTTGGATGGTGGAAGAATTTCTATTGCCGCTTTGTCATTGGGGATAGCAGAAGGTGCCTTAGAGGCCTCCATTCAATATTCAAAGGAAAGAGAGCAGTTTGGTAAACCAATCAGTAAGTACCAAGGAATTTCCTTTAAACTGGCTGATATGGCTACCCAAGTAGAAGCTGCAAAACTGTTGATCATGAAAGCAGCAGACCTGAAGAACAGAGGAGAGAAAGTGACCTTAGCTTCTGCAAAAGCAAAATATTTTGCCTCAGAAGTCTGTGTTTCGGTATCCAATGATGCAGTACAGATATTTGGAGGCTATGGATTTACCAAAGATTATCCGGTAGAAAAGTATTACCGTGATTCTAAATTGTGTACGATAGGGGAAGGGACCTCGGAAATTCAAAAAATGGTGATTGCCAGAGAGGTCTTGAAGTAAATTCTTAAAAAAGGGCTACCTCAAAACAGGCTTCGACGCTGCTCAGCCTGACCTTAAAGGAATGTTGGGATAGCCCTTTTTATTTTTTAGGCTCCTGCTACTAAATACAAGCCTGCCGCTAATGCTGCTCCTGCTATAGGGCCTAAAACAGGAACCCAGGCATATCCCCAATCGGAGCTTCCTTTGCCTTTAATTGGCAATATGGAGTGCATTAATCTTGGGCCAAAATCACGGGCAGGATTGATTGCATAGCCAGTGGTTCCTCCCAAAGCTAATCCAATTACCCAAACTAGGAAGGCAACAGGGATTGCCCCAAGTGAACCCATTCCAATGGGCGTTTCAGTTGCATCCTCTATTTTGGCTCCTGTGTTATATAATATGACCAGAATTAGCACAAAAGTACCGATGAGCTCTGAAAAGAAATTAAGAGGAAGATTTCTTATGGCTGGGGAGGTGCCAAAAGGGGCTGCTTTGAGGGCAGGATCATCTGAAGCTTCATAATGATCCTTATAAAAAAACCAGGCAATCCCGACACCGATCATCGCACCTAATGTTTCTGCAGCGATGTATCCAGGGACCATGGCCCATTCAAACTTACCAACAATAGCTAAGCCTACAGTTACCGCTGGGTTTAAGTGTGCTCCACTGTATGGTCCAGCCACAACTACTCCTACAAAAACTGCCAATGCCCAAGCAGTACTGATTTCCATGATTCCTCCTCCATTTCCTTTGGTTTTTGGAAGAAGCATATTGGCTACCACTCCTGAACCTAGTAAAAGGAGTAAGCCTGTTCCGATTATTTCTGCAATGTATGGATTCATTATTCTATCCAGTCTTTAGATCGTTCAACAGCCTTATGCCAAAAATGTAGCAATTTTTCTCTTTTATTCTCCTCCATTTGAGGAGTAAAGCTTTTGTCTGCTGTCCATAATGATTGCAGCTCCTCTCTATTTTTCCAAAAGCCTAATGCCAAGCCTGCCAAGAAGGCTGCTCCAATGGCAGTGGTTTCAATAATTTCGGGCCTCTTAATTTCGCAATCCAATAGATCTGCCTGAAACTGCATCATAAAATTATTGGCTGTTGCTCCGCCATCTACTCTCAGTTCCTGAGTGGGTTTTCCGGAGTCTTTTTCCATGGCTTTCAATACATCATAAACTTGATAAGCGATGGCTTCCAAAGCAGCTCTGGTCATATGGGCACTAGTCGTGCCTCTAGTAATCCCAAAAAATGCACCCCGGGCATTTTGGTCCCAATGAGGTGCTCCAAGACCTGTCAATGCAGGCACGAAATATACTCCGTCATTATCATCTAAGCTCATGGCAAGCTTTTCAGAATCTTTGGCATTTGGGAATAATTCGATCCCATCTCGAAGCCATTGAATAGCTGCGCCACCTATGAACACGGATCCTTCCAAGGCATAGTTGATTTCATTACCAATTTTCCAGGCTACGGTGGTCAGTAATTGATTCTCTGATTTTACAGCTTCATTTCCGGTATTCATTACCAAAAAGCAACCTGTTCCATAAGTAGTTTTGGCCATTCCAGGCTCGGTGCAGAGTTGCCCGAAAAGCGCAGCTTGTTGATCCCCGGCAATTCCAGCAATAGGGATTTTGACGCTCAATACATCTCCGGCTGTTTCACAGTACACTTCACTACAGGATTTCACTTCTGGTAAAAGTGATTCAGGAATGTCAAAAAGTTGTAAGAGTTCCTTGTCCCATTCCTGGGTGTGTATGTTGTAGATCATGGTTCTACTGGCATTGGTAATGTCAGTAATATGGGTTTTACCCGCCGTAAGATTCCAAATCAGCCAGGAGTCTACGGTTCCGAATGCCAGCTCTCCTGCTTTTGCCTTTTCTCTTGCCCCTTCCACATTTTCTAAAATCCATCGGATTTTGGTGGCTGAAAAATAAGCGTCTATGATCAATCCCGTTTTGGATGCAACGAGGTCAGCATGGCCTTTTTCTTTTAATGAATTGCAGTAGGAGGCAGTTCTTCGATCTTGCCAAACGATGGCATTGTAGATTGCCTTACCTGTTTTTCTGTCCCAGATTAAGGTGGTTTCCCGTTGGTTGGTAATGCCTATTCCAGCGATTTGATCTGCTCGAATCCCTTGGTTAATGAGGGATTCAACCATTACGCTGGATTGGCTGGTCCAGATTTCGTTTGGGTCATGTTCTACCCATCCGGAATCTGGAAAATATTGTTTAAAGTCTTTTTGGGCAACGGAAACAATTTGCCCCTTTTTGTCAAAAATGATTGCTCTGGAACTGGTGGTGCCCTGATCCAGTGCCATCAGGTAGGGTTTTTCTTGGGTCATTCTAATTTAAAATTGGCTGCCATTAATTTTCAAGACAGCTGATGGTTAACAAAATCTCATTCGTTGATGCTACTTTCTAATTAAATACTTTTCTGCCACTTTATTGAAATCCTGAATTTCTTGAGAGATCCAGGCCTGGTCTTTATCAAGTTCAATAGCCATCAAGTGAGCTACTTTTTCTGCTGTATCGATGGCTGCTTGAGCATCAAGGATCAAAATACGAATTCTTCTTGATAGGATGTCCTCAACTTTGACAGCCATTTCATTTCTTACTGCCCAAATTACTTCAGCGGCAATATTTGGGAAGTCAGGATGGAGCTTTTCAGCAAGATTCGGTTCCTCTTTTGCCAATGCTTGAATTGCCGATGCATCTGATCCGTATAGCTGCCAGTGGCCTTCTTGTAGCTGTTCAGAATATCCATGGATTTTCATGTCCAGAGAGGTGCTAGCTCCAGGCTTCTCTCCAGTTACTTGTTGGAAATGGTCCACTGTATCCTCTCCCATTTTTCGGAAGGTAGTCCATTTTCCTCCGGTCAGGGTAACCAGCCCGCTTTCGGAAACAATCACTTTATGGGATCTGGAGATTTCTTTGGTTTTGGTACTACCCTCCTGAGGTCTGGCTAGTGGTCTCAATCCTGCAAAAACAGCTTTTACATCTGCTCTGGTTGGTTTTTTTGTCAAATACCCTCCAGCTGTTTCCAATACAAAGTCAATTTCTTTTTGTAAGGCTTCAGGCTCCATTTTTGGTTTTTCACGGAGTGTATCCGTGGTTCCTACAACGAGTTTCCCTTGCCATGGAACCGCAAATAATACCCTTCCATCTCTGGTTTTTGGGATCATTAATGCGTCGGAACCTCCTAAAAAATCCAAATCCATAACCAAGTGAATCCCTTGACTGGGTTGGATCATTTTTGGAGCTTCCGGATTATCCATTTGAAGGATTTTATCCGCAAAAACTCCCGTGGCATTTACCACCATTTTAGCTTGAATGATATGCTTTTTCTTCGTTAGAAGGTCCTGAATTTTCAATCCTGTAATTTTTCCTGAAGAATCTTTCTCCAGGTTATTGACTTTGGTATAATTCAAAATGCAAGCACCTGCTTCGTCTGCAGTTTGCGCAATATCCAAGGCTAGTCGCGCATCGTCAAATTGACCATCATGATAAACAACTCCGCCCATTAATCCTTTTTGTAGGACTGCAGGCAATCTTTTTATAGTTTCTTTTTTAGAAATGAAAGTGGACTTCCCAAGACTCAACCGGCCTGACATCCAATCATAAAGTTTTAAACCTACGCTGTATTGAATACGGTCAAACCAAGTGTAAATAGGGATAATAAAGGGCTGGTCATGCGCAAGGTGAGGGGCATTTTTAAGCAACTTTCCTCTTTCTTTCAATGCTTCTAATACGAGCATTACATCACCTTGCGCTAAATAGCGAACGCCGCCATGAACCAGTTTGGTGCTTCGGCTGGATGTGCCTTTGGCAAAATCAGCTTTCTCCAGTAATACGACAGACATCCCTCTGGATATGGCATCCAATGCAACACCCAATCCTGAGGACCCTCCACCAATCACGGCAATATCCCAGACTTTTGAAGAGTCTTGGATTTGCTTTATGTTTTCTTCTCTATTCATTTCTTACTAAATCGATTTAAAAGTAAGAAAAAAGAAACAAAAAGAAACAAAAAGAAAGTAATAATTTAATGAAATGCTATTCTTTCCTATTGTTTTCATTAATTTTAAGTCATAAAAGAAAGTCAATGACCATCGCAGAGCGACATAAGTACATCTTAGATGAATTGAATAGAGCTGGTTTTGTTTCTGTTTCCGATCTATCCAAAAGCATGGAAGTAACCATGGTAACGATCCGGAAGGATCTCAAAGTCTTAGAAGATAAAGGCCTACTATACAGGTCCCACGGTAGTGCTACCTCTGTTTCCCCATATGTTTCAGATCGATCTGTCAATGTGAAAAAGCTGGAGCAAGTAGAGGAGAAGAACAGGATTGCTGAAAAGGCTTTGGATTATTTGGTGGAGAATGAAGCTATTTTAATCGGGTCTGGAACTACGGTGGTTGCTTTTGCTCAGGCAATCCCCAAGAATCTTCCTTTGACTGTCCTCACTGCTGCGATGAATGTTACCTTGGCATTGATAGATTCTCCTGAAGTGGAGTTGGTGCAATTGGGAGGGGTGGTTAGAAAAAGTAGTAGTTCTGCGGTGGGCCACTATGCCGAAGAAATGCTTCAGAATTTTGCTTGCAGTAAATTATTTCTCAGTGTGGATGGGGTGAGTTTGGAGCATGGGTTGACCACCTCTAATATGATGGAAGCGCACTTAAATGCTCAGATGATCAAGAATGTGCAGAAAACCATCGTTTTGGCAGATTCTAAGAAGTTTGGAAAAAAAGGCTTTGGGAAAATTTGTGAACTGGAAGACGTGGACCTTATTATTACCGATGCAGGTATCCCAGATTTATTCCAAAAGAAGTTGGAGGAAAAAGGAATCGAAATCGTAATTGTTTAATAGTCTTTATAGGTTTTTCTTTCTACAGAAGATCCATTAGCATCCAAAGTAACTACATAGATAAAATCATACTCTATGTCCTCTAAATCCTTATATTTTTCAGCGTCTCCTACAAAGTAATTAGCGATATGTCCTACCGTGTTGCTATGTCCTACCACTAAGATATTCCCTTCGTCCGCCTTCAACTTTTCTACTAACTCATCATGGTTTCTAGGATCATATACCTGTATTTCTAATTCTTGTTGATCTGCTGTAGGTTTTGCAGTGCTTTTAGTTCGGATGTAATTGGTGCTATAGATATGTTCTATATTCTTGTCGGAAAGAATTTGGGCGAGTTTTTGCGCTCTGATTTGTCCTACCTGTGCCAATTCAGGATCATCTCCTTCTAATTGCTTTTCAGCATGTCGGACTATGTAAATTGTTTTTGGCTTTGGAGAAGGGGAACAAGAAGCCAAAAATAGAAGCACTAAGGATAGTAGGATTAGATTTTTCATGAAATAAAGATAGTTTCGACAGAACAAAAAAAATGGAAATCCTTAAGAAAAGATAACCTTAAACGAG
This genomic stretch from Algoriphagus halophilus harbors:
- a CDS encoding alpha/beta hydrolase family protein encodes the protein MKSFLFLLASLIISISTFAQDIEGQWNGVLKVQGIQLRLVFNIEKSDSGYKSTMDSPDQAAFGIPVNSTTFQDGTLKITISNARIEYEGTLDEDQIIIGVFTQAGQPFPLNLTKGEISREESKRPQEPTKPYPYISEDLTFENSIDGITLAGTVTLPKTGSNFPAVILISGSGPQNRDEELMGHKPFLVLSDYLTRNGIAVLRYDDRGTGKSTGEHGQATSADFANDAEAAFAYLKTREEIDPTKIGLAGHSEGGIIAPKVAVANKEVAFLILMAGTGIPGDELLLLQQRMLGKASGMTENQLLENDIISKKAFDLVKNSASLERDLFDLMSETFRNIPKNQIPNGMTEADFVNAQVNQMTSPWMQYFIQYDPAPTLEKVTCPVLAINGSKDLQVAPKENLEAIKSALERGGNNQVTTVEIPELNHLFQESTTGMPSEYASIEQTFSPIAMEEIVQWINEHIK
- a CDS encoding acyl-CoA dehydrogenase family protein — protein: MNFRESENQRMIAEMIRDFGAKEITPFRKDWDDQQFFPKELFKKLGELGLMGVLVPTEFGGAGFGYEEYVTAIVELSKLDPSVGLSMAAHNSLCTGHIMLFGSEEQKKTYLPKLASCEWLGAWGLTEPNTGSDAGNMRTVAKKDGEYWVINGAKNFITHGVSGDVAVVIARTGEVGDSHGMTAFIVERGTKGFEGGRKEDKLGMRASETAEMIFTDCRVHETQVLGKEGEGFIQSMKVLDGGRISIAALSLGIAEGALEASIQYSKEREQFGKPISKYQGISFKLADMATQVEAAKLLIMKAADLKNRGEKVTLASAKAKYFASEVCVSVSNDAVQIFGGYGFTKDYPVEKYYRDSKLCTIGEGTSEIQKMVIAREVLK
- a CDS encoding MIP/aquaporin family protein, with product MNPYIAEIIGTGLLLLLGSGVVANMLLPKTKGNGGGIMEISTAWALAVFVGVVVAGPYSGAHLNPAVTVGLAIVGKFEWAMVPGYIAAETLGAMIGVGIAWFFYKDHYEASDDPALKAAPFGTSPAIRNLPLNFFSELIGTFVLILVILYNTGAKIEDATETPIGMGSLGAIPVAFLVWVIGLALGGTTGYAINPARDFGPRLMHSILPIKGKGSSDWGYAWVPVLGPIAGAALAAGLYLVAGA
- the glpK gene encoding glycerol kinase GlpK; the protein is MTQEKPYLMALDQGTTSSRAIIFDKKGQIVSVAQKDFKQYFPDSGWVEHDPNEIWTSQSSVMVESLINQGIRADQIAGIGITNQRETTLIWDRKTGKAIYNAIVWQDRRTASYCNSLKEKGHADLVASKTGLIIDAYFSATKIRWILENVEGAREKAKAGELAFGTVDSWLIWNLTAGKTHITDITNASRTMIYNIHTQEWDKELLQLFDIPESLLPEVKSCSEVYCETAGDVLSVKIPIAGIAGDQQAALFGQLCTEPGMAKTTYGTGCFLVMNTGNEAVKSENQLLTTVAWKIGNEINYALEGSVFIGGAAIQWLRDGIELFPNAKDSEKLAMSLDDNDGVYFVPALTGLGAPHWDQNARGAFFGITRGTTSAHMTRAALEAIAYQVYDVLKAMEKDSGKPTQELRVDGGATANNFMMQFQADLLDCEIKRPEIIETTAIGAAFLAGLALGFWKNREELQSLWTADKSFTPQMEENKREKLLHFWHKAVERSKDWIE
- a CDS encoding glycerol-3-phosphate dehydrogenase/oxidase; the encoded protein is MNREENIKQIQDSSKVWDIAVIGGGSSGLGVALDAISRGMSVVLLEKADFAKGTSSRSTKLVHGGVRYLAQGDVMLVLEALKERGKLLKNAPHLAHDQPFIIPIYTWFDRIQYSVGLKLYDWMSGRLSLGKSTFISKKETIKRLPAVLQKGLMGGVVYHDGQFDDARLALDIAQTADEAGACILNYTKVNNLEKDSSGKITGLKIQDLLTKKKHIIQAKMVVNATGVFADKILQMDNPEAPKMIQPSQGIHLVMDLDFLGGSDALMIPKTRDGRVLFAVPWQGKLVVGTTDTLREKPKMEPEALQKEIDFVLETAGGYLTKKPTRADVKAVFAGLRPLARPQEGSTKTKEISRSHKVIVSESGLVTLTGGKWTTFRKMGEDTVDHFQQVTGEKPGASTSLDMKIHGYSEQLQEGHWQLYGSDASAIQALAKEEPNLAEKLHPDFPNIAAEVIWAVRNEMAVKVEDILSRRIRILILDAQAAIDTAEKVAHLMAIELDKDQAWISQEIQDFNKVAEKYLIRK
- a CDS encoding DeoR/GlpR family DNA-binding transcription regulator, yielding MTIAERHKYILDELNRAGFVSVSDLSKSMEVTMVTIRKDLKVLEDKGLLYRSHGSATSVSPYVSDRSVNVKKLEQVEEKNRIAEKALDYLVENEAILIGSGTTVVAFAQAIPKNLPLTVLTAAMNVTLALIDSPEVELVQLGGVVRKSSSSAVGHYAEEMLQNFACSKLFLSVDGVSLEHGLTTSNMMEAHLNAQMIKNVQKTIVLADSKKFGKKGFGKICELEDVDLIITDAGIPDLFQKKLEEKGIEIVIV
- a CDS encoding SixA phosphatase family protein, which produces MKNLILLSLVLLFLASCSPSPKPKTIYIVRHAEKQLEGDDPELAQVGQIRAQKLAQILSDKNIEHIYSTNYIRTKSTAKPTADQQELEIQVYDPRNHDELVEKLKADEGNILVVGHSNTVGHIANYFVGDAEKYKDLEDIEYDFIYVVTLDANGSSVERKTYKDY